In a genomic window of Kiritimatiellales bacterium:
- a CDS encoding DUF454 family protein, with product MKAISNPLHRGLWLLAGLFFLLLGLIGLAIPLFPQTPFLLAAVFCFMRMSKRLDAWIRRQRWFICFHDKLCAWQAKRRK from the coding sequence ATGAAGGCAATTTCCAATCCATTGCATCGCGGGCTGTGGCTGCTTGCCGGACTTTTTTTTCTGCTGCTCGGACTCATCGGCCTCGCGATTCCGCTTTTTCCGCAGACGCCGTTTCTGCTCGCAGCAGTTTTCTGCTTCATGCGCATGTCAAAACGGCTTGACGCCTGGATTCGCCGGCAGCGCTGGTTCATCTGTTTTCACGACAAACTGTGCGCCTGGCAGGCAAAACGGCGGAAGTAA